The following is a genomic window from Butyricimonas faecihominis.
CGCTTGAAACCCTACCTGACGGAAGTGAGTTACCCGAAAGGGTATGTTTTGTTCAACAACGAGAAGTTGGAGAGAAATATCTACTTTATCAAGCGGGGAATGGCGAGGGCATTTGTCGAGGTTGATGGCCGGGAGGTCACGATCTGGTTCGGACAGGAGGGAGACGTGATTATATCTGCCAGAGGGTACGTGTACGGGGAGAAAGGTTACGAGACTATGGTGCTTTTGGAAGATTCGGAACTCTACCGGGTGAGTGGGAAGGATTTACAGGATTTGTATTGTAACGATATTGTTATTTGTAACTGGGCAAGGCGATTGATTGAGCGGGAATTTGTGAGGACAGAACACCATCTGATTGCCAACCTCTCGGAACCTGCAGCCGATAGGTATATGCAGTTATTGCGGGAAAAACCGGAGATACTGCGTCGGGTGCAGTTGCAGCATATCGCATCTTTCTTGGGGATTTCCTCGGAACATCTGAGCCGGATTCGGGCGATCACTAAAAACAGAACGAAGTAACGAAAAGTTTCACGAACTGAAACTGTCCTGTTTTTTCCGTGTATGATTTTGTCAACCATGAAAGAAAGGCTTGATAAAATGGGAATATATCAGTGATTTTTACTATCTTGCACAAATTTATGTAATTATTGCAAGGAAGTTATGCGAATTATTCAATATATCGGTGTGATTCTTTTCTTTTTCCTCGTGTCCTGCGAGAAAAATGACGTGGAGCCACAGAAGACAAGGACGTTGATGGTTTATTTGGCGGGAGATAATAATCTTTCGGGGCATATGCAGAAGAATATCAGTTCCATGATGTCCGCTTGGAAGAAGAGTTATAATGCGAATATTGTGATTTATTTTGATGCTCCCAATGCCGCACCGGAGCTTTACACGTTCCGATTTAACGGAAAAGAGGTGGAGAAACAAGTGCTAAAAACGTATGAGGAGATGGATTCCGCAGATCCGGAAGTGCTGAAAGAGGTGTTGAACGAGATGCAGGATTTGTACCCGTCGGATTCTTACGGGTTGATTCTCGGTTCACACGCTTCGGGGTGGATTCCTTCTGGTGGGAGCGGTCGGAGTAGTCGGATGTTATATGCCGAACCCGTGCTGACCCGGAGTTTCGGTACGGATTATACCGGACCGAACGAGATGGACACGCGGGATATGGCAAAGGCAATTCCTTTCAACAAGGAGAATCTGGAGTTTATCCTGTTCGATGCTTGTCTGATGTCTTCTATTGAAGTGCTTTATGATTTGCGGGACAAGGCAAAATACGTGATTGCCTCCCCGGCTGAACTTCCGGCACCGGGTTTCCCTTATGCCCGGGTGATGCCTTATTTCTGGGGGAAGGGGACGAATTTGGAAAAGGATTTGGTGAAAGTGTGTGATGAGTTTTGGGATTATTATAACACGTATAATGCCGCTAATCGGTTTGGTACGATTGCCTTGATAAAGATGGACGGGATGGAGCATTTATTTGATCTTACTCGTGAGGTTTTGCAAGGGAAGAAGGATTACGTGGCTGATATATACCAGAAAGCTGTTTATTGTTATCCTATGGTGGAATACTCCAAGCATGACAGGTTTTTTGATTTGGGAGAGTATATGAAGTATATGACCGAGGGGAGAGAAGGACTTTACAAGGAGTATCGTGATTTTTTGGATAATCAGGTCGTGATCTATAAAAATGCAACGAATCCATTTTATTATACGGAGATACCGGAAGAAAAATTTAGCGGGATTGCAACTTACATACCACTCAGTATATGGCCTACCGAGACAAACGCTTATTGGGGATTTTCATGGTCGGGTGTCTATGATGTGGTAACGGAATAGGTGATGTATTCCTAAATCCCGGCTTTTCTTGGGGATATAATGGCTCGTAATTTTATTTTTGAGAATAAATAGTCTCGTTGTTGGTTTATTTGACAGGATATTTGTTCATGTTATTTTTAATTATCGTCTGTTAAAATGGCGGCTATGATCGGGCGATAAGCGGGCGAGTATCGGGCGATGGCGCCTAATTGTCACCTAACAATCGCTCAACTATCAGGTAACGGGGATGGATAACCCCGTGGAAAGGGATGTTAACCCCCTCATTATTGCCAGTGACTTGCAGGTATGTTGTGCCGTACTCTCCTTAATATCTCATGTGTATTTCAAGAGGAGATCAATTAAAAAAATACAGTTCGTGTAGTTAACCTATCGTTAACCTATCGTTGACCTATCGTTAACCTACTAACGAAACTACGGCACAAGTATAGAGAGACACGCCTACATCATAGTTCTTGATTTTCTTCGGCGATCGTGTAAAACAGGGTTGCTCCTGTTTCAATCACTGCGTCCGGGAAGTCATACTGCGGGGAGTGGAGCGGGGCGCAGTTTTCCCCGGAACCCAGACCGAACATGGCTCCTTTATATTGCTGTGTGAATAAGCCGAAGTCTTCGCCCCAGCTGAATGGTGTCTGTAATTCTAAGTATGGTAAATTGTTGCGAATGGCTGCACTTTTTACCAGACTCACGGACTGCGGGTCGTTTTCATTGGCGGAGAACGGTTCCAACCATTCCATCTCGTGTTGCAAGCCGGGAGTACGTTCGCACTCGGTGGCTACCAGATTTTTTAGTTGCTCGGCGTGTTGGTGTAGCAGTTTGTCTGTCTTGGCTCGAAGCGTGGCCCGGATCACGCCGTTTCCAGCCGACACGCCGTATGCTTCTTCCCCGACGTGTATTTCTACTATGGTAGAGAGAAAGTAGTCGTCGGATTGCATATCGGTGTTATTCCAGCGTGATAACTCATCAACAATTGTGAGCATGGCGGGAATAGGGCTGATACCCTTCTGTGGTTCTGCGGCGTGTGAGGTTTTTCCCGTGAGCGTGATGGAAACGCTCACCACGGCACACGTGAAACTACCTTCCTTGCAGAGAACGGCGTGCAACGGGTAGCCCGGTATGTTGTGCAGGGCAAACGTCTTGTCGATCTGGTAATAGTCCAGCACCTTCGTGTCCAGCACGGCTTTTGAGCCAGAGCCGTTCTCTTCTGCCGGTTGGAAAAGGAGCAGTATGCGTCCTTTTGTCAACGGGTGTTCCGATAACATTCGAGCAAACCGGAGCAGTATGGTCGTGTGGCCATCGTGACCGCACTTGTGCGCCACTCCCGGAGTTTGTGAATGGTGGGGTATCTCGTCCGGTTCTTGTACAGCGACGGCATCTATGTCTGCTCGGAACAGGACGGTGGGACCGTCTTCCGAGAAAAAGTATTCTACGAGCAGCCCGTGGCCGCCCACGTGACGGATGATTTTGGTCGGGTTGAATGCTTGTAATTTATCCTCGGCGAAACGGGCCGTCCGAGCTTCGTGTCCCGAGAGTTCGGGGTGTTGGTGTAGCTCACGGCGTATTTGATAAAAAGTATCTTCTTGCATAGCTTTTCAATTTACACCGCGAAGGTAAAATAATTAATTATTCGTGTGGTTACATTTATTTTCTATCTTTACGTCGAATTATAAAAGAATGCAGGCATGAAGTTAAATAAGTCGCAAGGGGATTTGTTGAAAAGGGTGATCGAGCGATGGGAGGCGGACGGCACGATTGACGTGAGTACGGCGGATCGGTTGAAGGAAAGTTACACGGTGCGATCTTTCGAGTGGAAGGAGTTGGCGAAGTATTCGTTCTGGATAGCCATCGTGTGCGGGGTGATTGCCGTGGTGTCAGTGTTGGCGGATCATTTGATCATGGATTTACTTGAAAGATTGTTTCTTTCCTCCTATTCTTTGACCAGCGGCGTGTTTGCCGTGGGAGCGGCCTTGGTGTATTACTGGGGGTGGCGACGACGGAAACGGATGCCTTACAAGGTTTTCAGTAACGAGACAATTCTTTTTTTGGGCGTGTTGCTGACGGCAGTCTCGGTCGGTTACTTGGGGGCGGCCATGGATAACGGGAGCGGGCATTTTTCCTTGCTTTTCCTACTGGCGGCGGTGATTTATGCCGTGCTGGGCTTTTACTTCTCGTCGGTGCAGGTGTGGGTGTTTGCCTTGTTGTCGCTGGGAGCGTGGTACGGGGCCGAGACAGGGTATCTGAGTGACTGGGGCAATCATTTTCTGGGACTGAATTACCCGCAGCGTTACGTGGCTTTCGGGGGATTGCTGGTAGCATGTCGTTTCTTGCTGGCCGGAAAGAAGTGGTTCACGACTTTTGATTACTCTACATACGTGGTGGGAATGCTTTACCTGTTTATCTCGTTGTGGTTCCTTTCTATATTCGGGAATTCGGAAAGCTGGATTCGTTGGTATTCCATGAAACAGGTGGAGTTGTGGGCTTGGAATTTGCTGATCCTTTTCGGTTCGGTAGTGGCTATATTTGTAGGTTTGAAACGGGATGATGCCGTTGCCCGTGGGTTCGGGATCACTTTTTTTCTGTTGGGTATTTACACGTTGTATTTCTCCCTGCTGTGGGATGTCATGCATGCCGGGTTGTTCTTTTTTATACTGGCTGTATCTTTCTGGTTGCTGGGGCGTAAAGCAGAGAAGGTATGGAACTTGGAGTTTCTGCGAGACCCGAAGAAATTGAATGATGATATGAATTAAGTTATGGATACACTGGTAAGTTTAGGATACTGGGGGTTGTTTATCGGTTCTTTTCTGGCGTCAACGATTATCCCGATGAGTGCCGACGTGCTGTTGGTAGGCGTGCTGGCTTTAGGGGGGAACGTGTGGGGATGCTTGGCGATAGCCACGGTGGGTAACTGGCTGGGAGGGTTGACCTCGTACTGGATCGGGTGGCTGGGACGCTGGGACTGGATTGAACGCTGGTTCAAGGTGAAACGAGAGAAGTTGGAGCAACAGAAAGGACACGTGGATCGTTACGGCGTTTGGCTTGCTCTTTTCACGTGGTTGCCGATCGTGGGAGATTTGTTTGCCATTGCCCTCGGATTTTATCGTGTCCGTCCGAAGATGTCCGCTTTCTATATGCTCGTGGGGCGTTTCGCCCGCTTTCTGGTGTGGGTATTGCTGTATATCAAGTACGCTGATCGTTTTATCGAGTGGATCAGTTGATCCGGTGACCGTTACCAGCTACCACTGGAACCACCGCCACCGAATGAACCACCGCCGAATCCACCAAATGACCCGCCACCGCTGCTGAATCCACCGAATCCGCCGCTACTGCCACCGCCCATGGGGAAGATGAAGAACCCGCCGCGACCGGAGGTGTGACCGGGTGAGTAACCTCCGCCGCCCCGTTTTCGGAATATGAGTGACAGGATGATCACGAAAACAATGAACCCGATCACGATGTCAAAAGGACTGCCTTCGTTCTTTTTCTTGTACTCGTCCGCGGTGTATTCTCCTTTTGATAAGTCGATTAGCACGTCAGTGGCTTTGTCAATACCTTTGTAGTAGTTGTCAGCTTGGAAAGCGGGAATGATTTCATTACGGATGATGCGGGAGGCCGTCACGTCCGGAACGACACCTTCCAACCCGTAACCGACGGAAATGGCCACTTCTCCTTTTTCTCTTCCGGATTTGGGTTTAATCAGAATGACGATACCGTTGTCTTTTCCCTTTTGTCCGATACCCCATTTTTCCCCGAGACGGGCAGCATAGTCGTTGATGTCGTACCCGTTGAGTGAAGGTACGGTGACCACGGCGATTTGGGTGGAGGAGTTATTATTGAAGTTTACCAGTTTCTTTTCCAGCGCAGCCCGTTCTTGGGTGCTGAATAATCCCGTGAAGTCATTCACGATGCGTTTCGGGGTCATGGGTTCCGGAATATCCTGAGCATGAACGGAGAGCAGGGTTCCCGCGATGACGGTGAATAATATGAGGAGTTTTTTTATCATTTTGCTATATATTACAAATTAGAAGTTCAGGTTGTTCGTGTAAACCTGTGATGTTCCTTTACTGAAAGGAGATTTCGTCGGGAAGTTCATTCACGTCATCGGTTTGATAGGGGAAGTATACTTTCAATTGTTCACCGGCGGTGATGACGGCTTCGCAGATGCCTTCCGTGATCTTGCCTTCCTTGAATTTTGCAACCATGTTTTTCATGATTGAATCCCAGAAGTCCGCGGGTACTTTGGCATTAATCCCGGCATCTCCAAGGATCGCGGATTTGTGGTCGAGTAAGGCCACGTAGATCAGTACACCGTTTCTTTGCGCCGTTTTGTGCATGTTTAAGTGGGCAAAAACGTCGGCAGCCCGGTCAAGTACGTCTATTTTACTACGGTTTTCGATATGTACCCGGATTTCCCCGGACGTGTCTTTTTCCGCTTGCTTGATAGCGGCTACCATGGCATCTTTTTGTTGTTGGGTAAAAGCTTTTTCGGGAGACATAAGCTGATGATTTTAGATTTTAAATTTTAGATTCCAGTCGCACGAGGCCAACGCTTTTTGATTTTTATCTTTTCAACTACCTCCTCTAACTCCCCCTTACACAGGGGGAGGACATGCTATATTGTAGCATTCTAGCATTCCTTGCATCCATCTCTCCCCCTGTGTAAGGGGGAGTCGGAGGGGGGTGTTTAAAATTTAACTTCCGGAGCTTTTTCTGCACCGGCGGCAGCCTCAAAGTAAGGTTTCGGGAGGAAACCGAACATCCCGGCGATGATGTTTTTGGGGAATGAACGAATGTAGGCGTTATAACCTTTCACTTCCTCGTTGAATTTGCGTCTTTCAACGGCAATTCGGTTTTCTGTTCCTTCCAGTTGGGCTTGCAAGTCACGGAAGTTCTCGTTGGCTTTCAAGTCCGGGTATTGCTCGGAGATCGCCATCAAACGGGAGAGGGCAGAGGAAAGTTCGCCTTGCATATTATTGAATTTCTGGATGGTTTGCTCGTCCAGTTGATCAAAGTTTACTCGCATTTGCGTGGCTTTTGCACGGGCCTCCACGACTTGGGTCAACGTGTTCTGTTCATGCTCCGCGTAGCCTTTCACCGTGTTCACGAGGTTCGGGATCAGGTCCAGACGACGTTGGTATTGATTTTCCACGTTCGACCATTGGGAGGATACATTCTCACTCCGGGTTACCATCTGATTGTAACTTCCTTTGAACCACATGAAGATTCCAATCACGATGACGATAATTACTCCTATTACAATATAACTCTTTTTCATGTTTTGCTTTTATTTTAGTGTTACGAGTACAAATATAATGCTTTATTGATTGTCCTCTGCAGAATGAGGATGTTAAGATTTAAGATTTTAAACTTTTATCCTTTAGTTTTTATCTTTTAGTTTTATTTATCACCCGGTCGTAAATGTAGAGCAACAAGGTAGTGCCTAGCCCGATAGCCAGTATTACCATCCATATGTCGGAGGGGGAATACTCGTTCCATAGTAGGTTGGTTAACTCGTGAGGGGTGAGGTTGACTTGTTGGGCTACATGATCGAAATAGGCGTTATTTGACAAACCGTCCGGTAGCTGGAGGTCTTTTTTTGCAACAAATTGACGAGTGATCATCACTTTATCCGCCATGTTTTGGTAGACTACACCGGAGATAATTCCGGCAAAAACGTTACCAATGAAGACGGGGATAAAGGAGTAGCCCATGTAGAGAGCCTTTTTGTCGTGTGGGGCAATTCGGCCGATATATTCCGTGATTTTCGGAGATCCGGCCATTTCTCCCAGCGAGAAGATCAGTATCGCCACAAGCGTGAACAGCACGTTTTGCGAGAATAGGGTGAGGGCCATTCCGATGGAGCAGACAAGGAATCCCGAAATCATGGATTTAAGGGGTTTCATGCGCATCACGACACTTGACACGATAATCTGGAAAATAATAATGTAGAGGGCATCGAAGTTCGTCACGAATTCAGCATCCATAACTCCCGGAGCCGGACTGTAGTTGGTGCTGATGAAAGGGATATACTTTTCAAAGAAATGGTACAACACGCTCGTGTCTATCCATTGCGAGATAAAGACGGGTAGGGTGAAGAAGAGTTGGTTGTACATGGTCCAGAATC
Proteins encoded in this region:
- a CDS encoding Crp/Fnr family transcriptional regulator, encoding MIDENVLERLKPYLTEVSYPKGYVLFNNEKLERNIYFIKRGMARAFVEVDGREVTIWFGQEGDVIISARGYVYGEKGYETMVLLEDSELYRVSGKDLQDLYCNDIVICNWARRLIEREFVRTEHHLIANLSEPAADRYMQLLREKPEILRRVQLQHIASFLGISSEHLSRIRAITKNRTK
- a CDS encoding clostripain-related cysteine peptidase, which translates into the protein MRIIQYIGVILFFFLVSCEKNDVEPQKTRTLMVYLAGDNNLSGHMQKNISSMMSAWKKSYNANIVIYFDAPNAAPELYTFRFNGKEVEKQVLKTYEEMDSADPEVLKEVLNEMQDLYPSDSYGLILGSHASGWIPSGGSGRSSRMLYAEPVLTRSFGTDYTGPNEMDTRDMAKAIPFNKENLEFILFDACLMSSIEVLYDLRDKAKYVIASPAELPAPGFPYARVMPYFWGKGTNLEKDLVKVCDEFWDYYNTYNAANRFGTIALIKMDGMEHLFDLTREVLQGKKDYVADIYQKAVYCYPMVEYSKHDRFFDLGEYMKYMTEGREGLYKEYRDFLDNQVVIYKNATNPFYYTEIPEEKFSGIATYIPLSIWPTETNAYWGFSWSGVYDVVTE
- a CDS encoding M20 family metallopeptidase encodes the protein MQEDTFYQIRRELHQHPELSGHEARTARFAEDKLQAFNPTKIIRHVGGHGLLVEYFFSEDGPTVLFRADIDAVAVQEPDEIPHHSQTPGVAHKCGHDGHTTILLRFARMLSEHPLTKGRILLLFQPAEENGSGSKAVLDTKVLDYYQIDKTFALHNIPGYPLHAVLCKEGSFTCAVVSVSITLTGKTSHAAEPQKGISPIPAMLTIVDELSRWNNTDMQSDDYFLSTIVEIHVGEEAYGVSAGNGVIRATLRAKTDKLLHQHAEQLKNLVATECERTPGLQHEMEWLEPFSANENDPQSVSLVKSAAIRNNLPYLELQTPFSWGEDFGLFTQQYKGAMFGLGSGENCAPLHSPQYDFPDAVIETGATLFYTIAEENQEL
- a CDS encoding DUF2157 domain-containing protein, whose amino-acid sequence is MKLNKSQGDLLKRVIERWEADGTIDVSTADRLKESYTVRSFEWKELAKYSFWIAIVCGVIAVVSVLADHLIMDLLERLFLSSYSLTSGVFAVGAALVYYWGWRRRKRMPYKVFSNETILFLGVLLTAVSVGYLGAAMDNGSGHFSLLFLLAAVIYAVLGFYFSSVQVWVFALLSLGAWYGAETGYLSDWGNHFLGLNYPQRYVAFGGLLVACRFLLAGKKWFTTFDYSTYVVGMLYLFISLWFLSIFGNSESWIRWYSMKQVELWAWNLLILFGSVVAIFVGLKRDDAVARGFGITFFLLGIYTLYFSLLWDVMHAGLFFFILAVSFWLLGRKAEKVWNLEFLRDPKKLNDDMN
- a CDS encoding YqaA family protein, yielding MDTLVSLGYWGLFIGSFLASTIIPMSADVLLVGVLALGGNVWGCLAIATVGNWLGGLTSYWIGWLGRWDWIERWFKVKREKLEQQKGHVDRYGVWLALFTWLPIVGDLFAIALGFYRVRPKMSAFYMLVGRFARFLVWVLLYIKYADRFIEWIS
- a CDS encoding TPM domain-containing protein — translated: MIKKLLILFTVIAGTLLSVHAQDIPEPMTPKRIVNDFTGLFSTQERAALEKKLVNFNNNSSTQIAVVTVPSLNGYDINDYAARLGEKWGIGQKGKDNGIVILIKPKSGREKGEVAISVGYGLEGVVPDVTASRIIRNEIIPAFQADNYYKGIDKATDVLIDLSKGEYTADEYKKKNEGSPFDIVIGFIVFVIILSLIFRKRGGGGYSPGHTSGRGGFFIFPMGGGSSGGFGGFSSGGGSFGGFGGGSFGGGGSSGSW
- a CDS encoding TPM domain-containing protein, which gives rise to MSPEKAFTQQQKDAMVAAIKQAEKDTSGEIRVHIENRSKIDVLDRAADVFAHLNMHKTAQRNGVLIYVALLDHKSAILGDAGINAKVPADFWDSIMKNMVAKFKEGKITEGICEAVITAGEQLKVYFPYQTDDVNELPDEISFQ
- a CDS encoding LemA family protein, which translates into the protein MKKSYIVIGVIIVIVIGIFMWFKGSYNQMVTRSENVSSQWSNVENQYQRRLDLIPNLVNTVKGYAEHEQNTLTQVVEARAKATQMRVNFDQLDEQTIQKFNNMQGELSSALSRLMAISEQYPDLKANENFRDLQAQLEGTENRIAVERRKFNEEVKGYNAYIRSFPKNIIAGMFGFLPKPYFEAAAGAEKAPEVKF
- a CDS encoding MFS transporter; translated protein: MGVFRKFPRTFWVANTIELFERWAWYGFFMLFANYLTGSSDMGGLEFTQSQKGILMGVGTGILYFLPVLTGAIADRYGYKKVLALAFVIYTSAFVLLPMFSTFTGVFLMYLYLALGAALFKPIISATIAKTTTDETASIGFGIYYMMVNIGAFFGPMVTLLFKGSSNLVFYVSAGIIALNFVLLLFYKEPHRGVVQQTSLTRTFGDIFRNMFSIVKDLKFVVFLLIVAGFWTMYNQLFFTLPVFISQWIDTSVLYHFFEKYIPFISTNYSPAPGVMDAEFVTNFDALYIIIFQIIVSSVVMRMKPLKSMISGFLVCSIGMALTLFSQNVLFTLVAILIFSLGEMAGSPKITEYIGRIAPHDKKALYMGYSFIPVFIGNVFAGIISGVVYQNMADKVMITRQFVAKKDLQLPDGLSNNAYFDHVAQQVNLTPHELTNLLWNEYSPSDIWMVILAIGLGTTLLLYIYDRVINKTKR